The following proteins are co-located in the Vidua macroura isolate BioBank_ID:100142 chromosome 37, ASM2450914v1, whole genome shotgun sequence genome:
- the LOC128821270 gene encoding LOW QUALITY PROTEIN: LWamide neuropeptides-like (The sequence of the model RefSeq protein was modified relative to this genomic sequence to represent the inferred CDS: substituted 1 base at 1 genomic stop codon) gives MCGSRAAPPSGTKAAPAPPLAPSASKEEAKEEEESSELPAVLGDNVELPSVPGDEGELPAVLGDEGKHPAVWEYNGEAPAVGDKDSGHLPAWDEDGGCPLVWDEDGQARMVXDEDDGHLLAWDKDRGHPLAWEEEDELLPAWEVDSERPLAWKDDGEPAVFWEEDGEPAVFWEEDGEPPCAWEEDTEPPSAVGSWAEHSASSTALQPEGRGEWCLMQLSTSALFLCARAGCCVCVSASAAPSAALQLNVPGPLIVLPQLRPRG, from the coding sequence GGCACaaaagcagcaccagcacctcctctggctccctctgcttccaaagaggaagccaaagaggaggaagagagcagTGAGCTTCCCGCTGTTCTGGGGGACAATGTTGAACTTCCCTCAGTGCCGGGAGATGAGGGTGAACTTCCCGCTGTTCTGGGAGACGAGGGCAAACATCCCGCGGTGTGGGAATACAACGGCGAGGCTCCCGCGGTGGGGGACAAGGACAGTGGACATCTCCCAGCGTGGGACGAGGACGGTGGATGTCCCCTGGTGTGGGACGAGGATGGCCAGGCTCGCATGGTGTAGGACGAGGATGACGGACATCTCCTGGCATGGGACAAGGACAGAGGACATCCTTTGGcttgggaagaggaggatgaacTTCTCCCAGCATGGGAAGTGGACAGTGAACGTCCCTTGGCTTGGAAAGATGATGGCGAACCTGCAGTGTTTTGGGAAGAGGACGGAGAACCTGCAGTGTTTTGGGAAGAGGATGGAGAACCTCCCTGTGCTTGGGAAGAGGATACTGAACCTCCCTCGGCTGTGGGATCCTGGGCTGAAcattctgccagcagcacagccctgcagccagaggggagaggggagtggTGCCTGATGCAGCTGAGTACGtctgctctgttcctgtgtgccagagcaggctgctgtgtgtgtgtctcagCATCAGCTgcacccagtgctgctctgcagctgaatgTCCCAGGGCCATTGATTGTCCTTCCCCAGCTGAGACCAAGGGGCTGA
- the LOC128821271 gene encoding serine/threonine-protein kinase PAK 3-like isoform X2, which produces MSLQAAIKKMSLRVQNRERAVNELLFLKDKKNPNIVNSLDSFLVDRDLWLVMEYMDGGTLQDVVRQTCMAEGEMAAVSRECLKGLDFLHGNRVIHRDLKSSNILLGMDGSVKLADFGLCAQLSPEQDQRSSMVGTAHWMAPEVVTRSPYGPKVDIWSFGIVTIEMVEGEPPYFKETRAMARALIQQNRTPQLQEPWRLSALLRDFLECSLEPDEEQRWSAQELLQHPFLSSAKPLSSLTPLITAAKQLREQRRR; this is translated from the exons ATGTCCCTTCAGGCGGCCATAAAGAAAATGAGTCTCAGAGTGCAGAACAGGGAACGAGCTGTGAATGAGctcctgttcctgaaggacaaGAAGAACCCCAACATTGTCAACTCTTTGGACAG ctTCCTTGTTGACAGAGATCTCTGGCTGGTGATGGAATACATGGATGGAGGAACTTTGCAGGACGTTGTCAGACAGACATGCATGGCTGAAGGAGAGATGGCAGCTGTCAGTCGGGAG TGTCTGAAGGGCCTGGATTTCCTCCATGGGAACCGGGTGATCCACAGAGATCTGAAGAGCTCCAACATCCTTCTGGGAATGGAcggctctgtcaagctgg CTGATTTTGGCCTCTGcgctcagctcagccctgagcaggacCAGCGCAGCTCCATGGTGGGCACTGCTCACTGGATGGCCCCAGAAGTTGTCACCCGTTCTCCTTATGGCCCCAAGGTGGACATCTGGTCCTTTGGCATTGTGACCATCGAGATGGTGGAAGGAGAACCTCCTTACTTCAAGGAAACGAGAGCCATG GCCCGTGCTCTGATCCAGCAGAACAGGACCCcgcagctgcaggagccctggCGCCTGTCGGCTCTGCTGCGGGACTTCCTCGAGTGCAGCCTGGAGCCAGACGAGGAGCAGCGCTGgtctgcccaggagctgctgcag CACCCATTTTTATCATCAGCCAAGCCTCTCTCCAGCCTGACCCCTCTGATCACTGCAGCAAAGCAACTGAGGGAGCAGCGGAGGAGATGA
- the LOC128821273 gene encoding zinc finger protein 239-like, producing the protein MEKEGKSWRSSRSSELVEKAHGREKPHKCLECGQGFSRSSHLTRHQRIHTGERPYECGECGKSFSWSSNLIQHQRIHTGEKPYECGECGKGFSQSSNLIQHQRIHTGERPYNCGECGKSFRESSALIRHQVIHTGEWPYSCLECGKGFSRNSELIVHQVIHTGERPYTCLECGKSFGWSSDLRKHQRIHTGERPYECPECGKRFQTSSDLLKHERIHTEERPFRCPNCGKGFNRNCNLTKHRRIHTRERP; encoded by the coding sequence atggagaaagagggaaagtCCTGGAGATCCAGCCGGAGCTCGGAGCTGGTGGAGAAGGCTCATGGCAGGGAGAAGCCGCACAAGTGCTTGGAATGTGGACAGGGTTTCAGCCGGAGCTCCCACCTGACCCGGCACCAgaggatccacactggggaacgcccctacgagtgtggggagtgtgggaagagcttcagctgGAGTTCCAACCTGATACAGCACCAgaggatccacactggggaaaagccctatgagtgtggggaatgtgggaagggtTTCAGCCAGAGCTCCAACCTGATCCAGCACCAgaggatccacactggggaacgGCCCTACAAttgtggggagtgtgggaagagcttcagagaGAGCTCTGCGCTGATCCGGCACCAGgtgatccacactggggaatggCCCTACAGCTGcttggaatgtgggaagggTTTCAGCCGGAACTCTGAGCTGATCGTGCACCAGgtgatccacactggggaacgGCCCTACACCTGcttggaatgtgggaagagctttggGTGGAGCTCGGACCTGAGAAAACACCAGCGtatccacactggggagaggccctacgagtgtcctgAGTGTGGGAAGAGATTTCAGACCAGCTCCGATCTCCTCAAACATGAGCGGATTCACAcagaggagaggcccttccgctgccccAACTGCGGGAAGGGCTTCAACCGCAACTGCAACCTCACCAAGCACCGGCGCATCCACACCAGGGAGAGGCCCTAa
- the LOC128821271 gene encoding serine/threonine-protein kinase PAK 3-like isoform X1 has product MSLHLILSSLTRDLETKLHSRLFHVGIEHCRLVSMPLFSSSSFLVDRDLWLVMEYMDGGTLQDVVRQTCMAEGEMAAVSRECLKGLDFLHGNRVIHRDLKSSNILLGMDGSVKLADFGLCAQLSPEQDQRSSMVGTAHWMAPEVVTRSPYGPKVDIWSFGIVTIEMVEGEPPYFKETRAMARALIQQNRTPQLQEPWRLSALLRDFLECSLEPDEEQRWSAQELLQHPFLSSAKPLSSLTPLITAAKQLREQRRR; this is encoded by the exons ATGTCTCTCCATCTGATCCTGTCCTCACTGACAAGagacctggaaacaaaactccACTCCAGGCTTTTCCATGTGGGAATTGAGCACTGCAGATTGGTCTCCATGccattgttttcctcttccagctTCCTTGTTGACAGAGATCTCTGGCTGGTGATGGAATACATGGATGGAGGAACTTTGCAGGACGTTGTCAGACAGACATGCATGGCTGAAGGAGAGATGGCAGCTGTCAGTCGGGAG TGTCTGAAGGGCCTGGATTTCCTCCATGGGAACCGGGTGATCCACAGAGATCTGAAGAGCTCCAACATCCTTCTGGGAATGGAcggctctgtcaagctgg CTGATTTTGGCCTCTGcgctcagctcagccctgagcaggacCAGCGCAGCTCCATGGTGGGCACTGCTCACTGGATGGCCCCAGAAGTTGTCACCCGTTCTCCTTATGGCCCCAAGGTGGACATCTGGTCCTTTGGCATTGTGACCATCGAGATGGTGGAAGGAGAACCTCCTTACTTCAAGGAAACGAGAGCCATG GCCCGTGCTCTGATCCAGCAGAACAGGACCCcgcagctgcaggagccctggCGCCTGTCGGCTCTGCTGCGGGACTTCCTCGAGTGCAGCCTGGAGCCAGACGAGGAGCAGCGCTGgtctgcccaggagctgctgcag CACCCATTTTTATCATCAGCCAAGCCTCTCTCCAGCCTGACCCCTCTGATCACTGCAGCAAAGCAACTGAGGGAGCAGCGGAGGAGATGA